CGCGACCAAAATTATTTCTTTAAAAAAGTCTTTCCTAGTGTCTAACAAAGAGAGTTTTGCAATATTTTGGTTTAAGGAATCTTACGGAGTAGCCGATTTTTAAAGACTTTATACAGACAGAGGCAGTTCGATTCCAGGAGGGAGGTTAAACTGAGTATGAGAAGATATTATGCTTTTACCGCGATACTTATATTTATAATAATCTTTATCTCAGTTAACGTTCATGCCAATGTAACCTATATAAAAGAAGGCAATAACCCACAAAAAATAGCCAAAAAGAATAAAAAACAAACTCATCGAAAGAATAAAAATAAGCATAATCCTGCCTCCCTCCCCCTTAATACCACATTTCACAAAGCAAAAAAGGGCGATACTTTACTCTCTTTATCAAAAAAGTACTCTCTATCAGTAAGTGAACTCAAAGAAATCAATAATCTCAGGTCAACAAAGATAAAAATCGGGCAAAGGATTGTTTTAAAACGAAGCAAAGCAAACACTTACGCTGGAAGCAAAATAAAGACTTACACTGTAAAACGAGGGGACAGCATATGGAAGATTGCAAAAAGGTTTAACATTGACGCTGATGAATTAAAGGGTATCAACAATCTTAAAACAGACCGATTAAAACCAGGGTCAAAAATCCTTTTGGAACAAAAAGCGGAGCCGGTAAAAACAAAAACCAATGAGATACCCCTCTTGCAGGCACATACTGACGAAGAGATAGAAGGGGTATTAGAATCAGAAAAATATAGTCTCGAGAAGAAAGTTACGCTCATTGCAAAAAAATTTCTTAACATACCTTACAGGTTCGGTGGAAACAGTCTTAATGGTATCGACTGTTCAGCATTCGTTAAGAAGGTTTATGGCATGATCGATATAAACCTTCCCCGCTCTGCAAGAGAGCA
The window above is part of the Thermodesulfobacteriota bacterium genome. Proteins encoded here:
- a CDS encoding NlpC/P60 family protein, giving the protein MRRYYAFTAILIFIIIFISVNVHANVTYIKEGNNPQKIAKKNKKQTHRKNKNKHNPASLPLNTTFHKAKKGDTLLSLSKKYSLSVSELKEINNLRSTKIKIGQRIVLKRSKANTYAGSKIKTYTVKRGDSIWKIAKRFNIDADELKGINNLKTDRLKPGSKILLEQKAEPVKTKTNEIPLLQAHTDEEIEGVLESEKYSLEKKVTLIAKKFLNIPYRFGGNSLNGIDCSAFVKKVYGMIDINLPRSAREQFSEGNSVVKEELSVGDLVFFRTYASFPSHVGIYLGDNLFIHASSIDKKVTIDSLETPYYMKRFIGGKKVIEEKNDQEKLDEEG